Proteins encoded within one genomic window of Bifidobacterium crudilactis:
- a CDS encoding transposase translates to MGWAVAASQHTRTLPLVALDRSISWTARHGRTTGLIHHSDHGTQYISALYGTHLTQAGILASTGSVGDSYDNALAETVNGAYKDELIRRSKPFGSVHALEQATFPWVSWWNNQRLHESLGYRTPCEVETLYHQQQAISIAPKTNKTA, encoded by the coding sequence GTGGGCTGGGCCGTCGCCGCGAGCCAGCACACCAGGACGCTGCCCCTGGTCGCGTTGGACCGGTCCATCAGCTGGACAGCCCGGCACGGGCGGACCACAGGCCTGATCCACCACAGTGATCATGGCACCCAATACATCAGTGCCCTGTACGGCACGCACCTGACACAAGCAGGCATCCTCGCATCCACCGGCAGCGTGGGCGACTCCTACGACAACGCGCTGGCCGAAACCGTCAACGGCGCGTACAAGGACGAACTGATCCGCCGATCCAAGCCATTCGGGTCCGTGCACGCGTTGGAACAGGCCACGTTCCCATGGGTCTCCTGGTGGAACAACCAACGTCTCCATGAAAGCCTCGGCTACCGGACACCATGCGAAGTCGAAACCCTGTATCATCAACAACAGGCGATATCAATCGCCCCAAAAACCAACAAAACAGCGTGA
- a CDS encoding recombinase family protein, whose protein sequence is MIVGYARVSTLEQNEQLQTDALTKAGCERLFVDHASGAKAHRPELDHLLDVIREGDTLVVWKLDRLGRSGQNLVDLMSLLQSRGVGFRSLTENMDTTTPGGVLIFNVFAAMAQFERDLIRERTNAGLQAARARGHKGGRPAKLNDGDRARIRELYRSRALTVQEIADKYHVSRKTIYSSIKA, encoded by the coding sequence ATGATCGTGGGTTACGCCAGGGTAAGCACCCTGGAACAGAACGAACAGTTGCAGACCGACGCGCTCACCAAGGCCGGCTGCGAACGACTCTTCGTCGATCACGCGTCGGGCGCGAAGGCGCACCGGCCCGAACTGGATCACCTGCTCGATGTGATCCGCGAGGGAGACACCCTGGTCGTGTGGAAACTCGACCGTCTCGGCAGGAGCGGGCAGAACCTCGTGGATCTCATGAGTCTCTTGCAGTCCAGGGGAGTAGGTTTCAGAAGTCTGACCGAGAACATGGACACCACCACGCCGGGAGGCGTGCTGATCTTCAACGTGTTCGCCGCGATGGCGCAGTTCGAACGCGACCTGATCCGCGAACGCACCAACGCCGGCCTCCAGGCCGCCAGGGCCAGGGGACATAAGGGCGGAAGGCCTGCGAAACTCAATGACGGGGACCGCGCACGGATCCGCGAACTCTACCGGAGCCGCGCGCTTACGGTGCAGGAGATAGCCGACAAGTACCACGTCAGCCGGAAAACCATCTACAGCAGCATCAAAGCCTAA
- the eno gene encoding phosphopyruvate hydratase: protein MSKISNIHAREILDSRGNPTLEVEMTLEDGSYGLGSVPSGASTGENEANEKRDGDAKRYDGKGVQTVVDGVNGEIAKAVAGLDASDQRHLDETLIRLDGTENKSRLGANAILGVSLAALHASAASAHLPLYQYIGGTNGHVIPVTAMNVLNGGVHAVSSNVDIQEFMFTPVGFDSYHEALRANVESYHALKKVLIAKGLETGLGDEGGFAPNLKSNREAFDLLVEAIEKAGYEPGRQIAICFDSAASEFYDKENDVYNFDGSKASAQDMAQFYESLINEYPIASIEDPFDENAWDDFKALTSKIGDRVQVMGDDIFVTNPKFLRRAISEHTANSTLIKLNQIGTVTETLEAIKLANRNGLTTMVSHRSGETPDATIADLAVGANAMQLKSGAPARGERVAKYNQLLRIEERLGDSVEYAGLHAFPQLATRI from the coding sequence ATGAGCAAGATTTCGAATATTCACGCACGCGAGATTCTCGATTCGCGCGGCAATCCAACTCTGGAAGTCGAGATGACACTGGAGGACGGTTCTTACGGTCTTGGATCCGTTCCATCCGGTGCTTCGACCGGTGAGAACGAGGCCAACGAGAAACGTGATGGGGATGCGAAACGATATGACGGCAAAGGCGTGCAAACCGTCGTCGACGGAGTCAACGGTGAGATAGCCAAGGCGGTTGCCGGTCTCGATGCATCCGATCAGCGCCATCTCGATGAGACGCTGATTCGTCTGGACGGAACCGAGAACAAGTCTCGGCTCGGAGCCAACGCCATACTCGGCGTATCGCTGGCTGCCCTGCATGCCTCGGCGGCCTCGGCGCATCTGCCGCTCTATCAGTACATTGGTGGCACCAATGGGCACGTCATCCCGGTGACGGCGATGAATGTGCTCAACGGCGGCGTTCATGCCGTCTCGTCCAACGTGGACATTCAGGAATTCATGTTCACACCCGTTGGGTTTGACTCCTATCACGAGGCGCTGCGAGCCAACGTCGAGTCCTATCATGCTTTGAAGAAAGTCTTGATTGCGAAGGGGTTGGAAACCGGATTGGGTGACGAGGGTGGTTTCGCACCGAACCTCAAGTCCAATAGGGAGGCCTTCGACCTTCTGGTCGAGGCCATCGAAAAGGCGGGCTATGAGCCAGGTCGGCAGATTGCCATCTGCTTCGATTCCGCTGCCTCAGAGTTCTACGACAAAGAGAACGACGTCTACAACTTTGATGGTTCCAAGGCCAGCGCACAGGACATGGCTCAATTCTACGAGAGCCTGATTAACGAGTATCCCATTGCTTCCATCGAGGATCCATTCGATGAGAATGCATGGGACGATTTCAAGGCGCTCACCTCCAAGATTGGCGACAGAGTGCAGGTGATGGGAGACGATATCTTCGTGACCAACCCGAAGTTCCTACGCCGGGCGATCAGTGAGCACACCGCCAACTCCACGCTCATCAAGCTCAATCAGATAGGAACTGTGACCGAGACCCTCGAGGCGATCAAGCTTGCCAATCGCAACGGATTGACCACCATGGTGTCCCATCGTTCCGGCGAAACACCGGATGCGACCATCGCTGACCTTGCAGTCGGCGCCAACGCCATGCAGCTCAAGTCCGGCGCTCCGGCTCGTGGCGAGCGTGTGGCGAAGTACAATCAGCTGCTGCGGATCGAGGAACGGCTCGGCGACTCCGTCGAATATGCGGGACTGCACGCCTTCCCGCAGTTGGCAACACGCATCTGA
- a CDS encoding inorganic diphosphatase — MSATKTLSVLVEIPRGERNKYEMDHETGRIKLDRTLFTSMGYPADYGYVEGTLGEDGDPLDALVLDEVPVFPGCLINARPIGLFVMTDEHGPDSKVICVPDDIRYEGVLGLDDVSDWKKAEIKHFFSNYKSIEPGKHVDSDLSWADLPAAQQEIAEAFDRANRK, encoded by the coding sequence ATGAGCGCAACGAAAACCTTGTCCGTCCTTGTAGAGATACCACGGGGAGAGCGCAACAAGTATGAGATGGACCATGAGACAGGCAGGATCAAGTTGGATCGCACCCTGTTCACATCCATGGGCTATCCCGCCGATTACGGCTATGTCGAGGGGACACTGGGGGAAGACGGCGACCCCCTCGATGCCTTGGTTCTCGACGAGGTACCGGTATTCCCGGGATGCCTGATCAATGCTCGGCCAATCGGGCTGTTTGTCATGACCGACGAGCACGGTCCTGATTCGAAGGTTATCTGTGTGCCGGACGACATTCGATATGAGGGCGTGCTGGGTCTGGACGATGTCAGTGATTGGAAGAAGGCCGAAATCAAGCATTTCTTTTCCAACTACAAGTCGATAGAACCAGGCAAGCACGTCGATTCCGATCTGTCGTGGGCTGATCTGCCAGCGGCGCAGCAGGAAATCGCTGAGGCATTCGACAGAGCGAACCGAAAATAG
- a CDS encoding universal stress protein, with protein MQHPTAHLSSIIVGIIPGQPDRVIEKACEMAASMAPVKLHLVYVDPTLVKEDGHIEPLDPDSMGVTERDNSKQLSEHALKIARGAGADADYHLLVGDPVKELAEFAREHDAVMIVVGTRERGALAALQEWVNGSVSVRLAHTQHIAVLTVPLADEYDD; from the coding sequence ATGCAACATCCAACCGCACATTTATCGTCCATTATCGTCGGAATCATTCCCGGGCAGCCTGATAGGGTGATCGAGAAGGCATGCGAGATGGCCGCATCAATGGCCCCTGTCAAGCTTCATCTTGTCTATGTGGATCCCACCCTTGTCAAGGAAGACGGGCATATCGAGCCCTTAGATCCCGACAGCATGGGCGTAACCGAGCGTGACAACTCGAAGCAACTGTCTGAGCATGCGCTCAAAATTGCCCGGGGTGCAGGCGCTGATGCTGATTACCATCTTCTGGTGGGAGACCCTGTGAAGGAGCTTGCGGAGTTCGCCCGTGAGCACGATGCCGTGATGATTGTGGTGGGCACCCGGGAGCGTGGGGCCTTGGCTGCGTTGCAGGAGTGGGTCAATGGGTCGGTTTCGGTGCGTCTGGCGCACACGCAGCACATTGCCGTTCTCACCGTTCCACTCGCCGACGAATACGATGATTGA
- a CDS encoding IS30 family transposase: MKAYTHVTGGERIRIEMLRFGDHETIRQVARQLHRSASTISRELRRGLWFASNENESYRPYHPGRLKTGAWTAGPFYSALTAQRKAEARSRRPRKPRRMMDARLHAWVADALTRGWTPELIEGRLKLEYPADPSMRISHECLYQWIYQGHADGEDWRRYLPRAKRHRTRRAGRRAGRVTIPMRVPLALRPKVVDHRGSFGHYESDTVIGSAPSKRCVDTQVERKTRKLFARLIESKSAPATARAEYAIYSHIPAAARIDRTWDNGSESALHRLVDEALGMLTYYADPYSPWQRASSENRNGMIRRYLPKHTSLKNLTQTELDDIVTEINDTPMKLLDYHTPNEAWQEEISKLGLSSNQTSQQAKRCTCK, encoded by the coding sequence ATGAAAGCTTATACGCATGTGACCGGGGGTGAGCGGATCAGGATTGAGATGCTGCGTTTCGGGGATCATGAGACGATCCGGCAGGTGGCCCGCCAGCTGCATCGTTCCGCCTCCACGATCAGCCGGGAGCTCAGGCGTGGCCTGTGGTTCGCGTCCAACGAGAACGAGTCGTACCGGCCCTACCATCCCGGGCGGTTGAAGACGGGGGCGTGGACGGCTGGCCCGTTCTATTCGGCGTTGACCGCGCAGCGCAAGGCCGAGGCACGTTCGCGCAGGCCGAGGAAGCCCAGGCGCATGATGGACGCGCGCCTGCACGCGTGGGTGGCGGACGCGTTGACGCGTGGCTGGACGCCCGAGCTGATCGAGGGCCGGTTGAAACTGGAGTATCCGGCTGACCCGTCGATGCGGATCAGCCACGAGTGCCTCTACCAGTGGATCTACCAGGGGCATGCGGACGGCGAGGATTGGCGGCGCTACCTGCCCCGGGCCAAACGCCACCGCACCAGACGGGCGGGCCGCAGGGCCGGGCGTGTGACGATCCCGATGCGCGTGCCACTCGCCCTGCGTCCCAAGGTCGTGGACCACCGAGGTTCGTTCGGCCACTACGAATCCGACACGGTCATCGGTTCGGCTCCCTCGAAGCGGTGCGTCGACACGCAGGTCGAACGCAAAACCAGAAAGCTGTTCGCCCGCCTCATCGAATCCAAAAGCGCACCGGCGACCGCCAGGGCCGAATACGCGATCTACAGCCACATCCCCGCAGCGGCGCGCATCGACCGGACCTGGGACAACGGGTCCGAATCCGCGTTGCACCGGCTCGTGGACGAGGCCCTGGGCATGCTCACCTACTACGCCGACCCATACTCGCCCTGGCAGCGCGCCAGCAGCGAGAACCGCAACGGCATGATCCGCCGCTACCTGCCCAAACACACCAGCCTGAAGAACCTGACCCAAACCGAACTCGACGACATCGTCACCGAGATCAACGACACCCCCATGAAACTCCTGGACTACCACACGCCCAACGAAGCATGGCAAGAGGAAATATCCAAACTCGGCCTATCATCAAACCAGACCAGCCAACAAGCCAAACGTTGCACTTGCAAATAG
- a CDS encoding transcriptional regulator gives MNLSDDLQDWDRIILSPLRFTIMSLINQADAVGFADIRRAAQTTPQTLSKQVTILENAGYINVSKIARGRRILTEISATDEGRRAFKRQIDILKHIADAR, from the coding sequence ATGAATCTCTCAGACGATCTGCAAGATTGGGACAGAATCATTCTCTCACCACTGAGATTCACGATTATGTCGCTGATCAACCAAGCTGACGCGGTCGGCTTCGCGGACATTCGCAGAGCCGCGCAGACCACTCCACAAACACTGAGTAAACAGGTCACCATCCTCGAAAACGCTGGATATATCAACGTCAGCAAGATTGCCCGCGGCAGACGCATACTCACCGAAATCAGCGCTACCGACGAGGGGCGGCGGGCATTCAAACGACAGATCGACATCCTCAAGCACATCGCCGACGCCCGCTAA
- a CDS encoding DUF488 domain-containing protein: MKHSMIMMRVYSLDPDTQGYRILVDRLWPRGMKKDRLRLDLWAKEVTPSTPLRTWFGHKAERFEEFRNRYMSELDASDEAAEFARNCSHIIRDQDILLLYAAKDTEHNHVMVLKEWLLQQPSFESIEQAA, from the coding sequence ATGAAGCATTCGATGATTATGATGCGAGTCTATTCCTTGGATCCGGATACACAGGGGTATCGCATACTTGTCGATCGTCTATGGCCGCGTGGCATGAAGAAAGATAGGCTTCGCTTGGATTTGTGGGCGAAGGAGGTTACTCCTTCAACACCGCTGCGTACATGGTTTGGGCATAAGGCCGAGAGGTTCGAAGAGTTCCGTAACCGCTATATGAGTGAATTGGATGCGAGCGACGAGGCGGCTGAATTTGCTCGTAATTGTTCGCACATCATTCGCGATCAGGACATATTGCTGTTGTACGCGGCAAAGGATACCGAGCACAACCATGTGATGGTTCTCAAGGAGTGGCTGTTGCAGCAGCCATCCTTTGAGAGCATCGAACAGGCTGCATAA
- a CDS encoding cupin domain-containing protein, with protein MSRTIMEHAGGNVVLFSFDAGQVLSEHTAAMPVFVQAGSGHLKVTASGKTVDLVPGGLAYFPTRLPHAVEAVEASVMMLTMITPARDAKETSD; from the coding sequence GTGTCTCGCACGATCATGGAGCATGCTGGCGGCAATGTCGTGCTGTTCTCCTTCGATGCGGGGCAGGTTCTGAGTGAGCATACCGCAGCGATGCCGGTGTTCGTACAGGCCGGGTCCGGCCATCTGAAGGTTACCGCGTCGGGCAAAACGGTCGATCTGGTACCTGGTGGCTTGGCGTATTTCCCGACGCGTCTGCCGCATGCGGTGGAGGCTGTCGAGGCCTCCGTCATGATGCTGACGATGATCACTCCGGCGCGAGACGCCAAGGAAACGAGCGACTAG
- a CDS encoding class I SAM-dependent methyltransferase, giving the protein MGTNSLPTSERHAEDFSGDELPFSERDSAHLPGHWLLARLGKRVLRPGGLELTQHMLDHAKAEGGDVVEFAPGLGRTATEILGHSPASYIGVDEDPKAAAIVGQIVAGRGHCITANASDTGLPEASADVVVGEAMLTMQSDRGRQKIIAEAARLLRPGGRYAIHELGLQPDTLDTKVKNAIRKELAQSIKVSARPLTAAEWTALLKDAGFEVDWVDAAPMALLNMKRNIADEGIIGVLRIVKNLLKDSQARSRVLTMKRTFTKYKKHINGIAIVAHKLG; this is encoded by the coding sequence ATGGGAACCAATTCTTTACCTACATCAGAACGTCATGCTGAAGACTTTAGCGGTGATGAGCTGCCTTTTTCGGAGCGCGACTCCGCACACCTTCCCGGGCACTGGCTGCTCGCTCGCCTCGGCAAGCGCGTGCTCAGGCCGGGTGGACTGGAATTGACACAGCATATGCTTGACCATGCCAAGGCGGAAGGTGGTGATGTGGTCGAATTTGCTCCGGGTCTTGGTCGCACCGCGACGGAGATCCTGGGGCACTCGCCGGCCAGTTATATTGGCGTCGATGAGGATCCCAAGGCGGCTGCAATCGTCGGCCAGATCGTCGCTGGTAGAGGGCATTGCATCACGGCGAATGCCAGCGATACCGGTCTGCCCGAGGCAAGCGCCGACGTGGTCGTGGGCGAGGCAATGCTGACAATGCAGTCCGACCGTGGCAGGCAGAAGATCATTGCCGAGGCCGCCCGCCTGCTGCGTCCAGGTGGGCGCTATGCCATTCATGAGCTCGGGCTGCAGCCCGACACCTTGGACACGAAGGTGAAGAATGCCATCCGCAAGGAACTGGCTCAGTCCATCAAGGTGAGTGCGAGGCCGTTGACCGCAGCCGAGTGGACGGCATTACTGAAGGATGCCGGTTTCGAGGTTGACTGGGTTGATGCGGCACCGATGGCCTTGCTGAACATGAAACGCAATATCGCGGATGAAGGAATCATTGGGGTGTTGCGCATTGTGAAGAACCTCCTCAAGGACAGTCAGGCGAGAAGTCGGGTTCTCACTATGAAGCGTACTTTCACCAAATACAAGAAGCATATCAATGGCATAGCCATCGTCGCCCATAAGCTGGGGTGA
- a CDS encoding Fic/DOC family protein: MSDVDPYLIPGTGVLRNLVNAHSGQALNAAENDWVTFRFLQLQKTPLTAEGTVKQLQWIHHFLFQDVYEWAGRIRTIDMSKGGGSVFQPLQLFTTGVRYAETTLRDDHMLQGLDRGRFIERLAVNFDNFNTLHPFREGNGRAQRVFWTLIARDAGWGLDWSQVSKRENDIASFIAHENVDHSKLEAMFDKIAQPLPPEQDRRLLPSIGFKPGGHDDSTTPNVYQALSDSEYERQRQRYGYQTKGSDKSKLKKTASYLR, encoded by the coding sequence ATGAGCGACGTTGACCCGTATCTGATTCCTGGCACCGGTGTGCTGCGCAACCTGGTCAACGCCCATAGCGGGCAGGCGTTGAATGCCGCTGAGAATGATTGGGTCACGTTCCGATTCCTGCAATTGCAAAAGACACCACTCACTGCCGAGGGGACGGTCAAGCAGTTGCAGTGGATCCATCATTTCCTGTTCCAGGATGTGTACGAGTGGGCGGGACGGATCCGCACCATCGACATGAGCAAGGGCGGTGGCAGCGTCTTCCAACCCTTGCAACTGTTCACCACGGGCGTGCGATACGCCGAGACGACGCTGCGCGATGATCATATGCTGCAAGGCTTGGATCGCGGCCGGTTCATCGAGCGTCTGGCCGTCAACTTCGACAACTTCAACACCCTGCATCCCTTCCGTGAGGGCAACGGCCGCGCGCAGCGCGTCTTCTGGACGCTGATAGCCCGTGACGCCGGTTGGGGCCTGGACTGGTCGCAGGTATCCAAGCGAGAGAACGACATTGCCTCGTTCATCGCCCACGAGAACGTGGACCATAGCAAGCTGGAAGCCATGTTCGACAAGATAGCCCAGCCATTGCCTCCCGAGCAGGATCGTCGGCTCCTACCCTCCATCGGCTTCAAGCCCGGTGGTCATGATGATTCCACAACACCGAACGTATACCAGGCATTGAGCGACAGCGAATACGAGCGGCAGCGCCAACGCTACGGCTACCAGACCAAAGGCAGTGACAAGTCCAAATTAAAGAAGACCGCCAGTTACCTACGTTAG
- a CDS encoding antitoxin VbhA family protein — translation MDERTRRALALRDGMHSAELEGGRVTDAFHRDAQEYVDGSIDLQGLLDRLNQRYAMHSSL, via the coding sequence ATGGATGAGAGGACACGACGAGCATTAGCGTTGCGTGACGGCATGCATTCCGCCGAGCTTGAAGGCGGGCGCGTCACCGACGCCTTCCATCGAGACGCGCAAGAGTATGTGGATGGATCCATTGACTTGCAGGGTTTGCTCGACCGGTTGAACCAACGATATGCCATGCATAGCAGCCTATGA
- a CDS encoding ParA family protein: protein MAHFITFANTKGGAAKTTSALMFAGILTARGEKVEVRDTDPSGGATDWKKMAQKNGTPLPFLVHSANMKEVDEPPVSDADWVLIDTPPVRKPRSFKRQSRRLILSSSPHSQANWT from the coding sequence ATGGCACACTTCATCACCTTCGCCAACACCAAGGGCGGCGCGGCGAAGACCACAAGCGCCCTCATGTTCGCCGGTATCCTGACCGCAAGAGGGGAAAAGGTGGAAGTTAGGGACACCGACCCTTCCGGAGGGGCTACGGACTGGAAAAAGATGGCACAGAAAAACGGGACGCCTCTCCCCTTTCTCGTGCACAGCGCAAACATGAAGGAAGTAGATGAACCACCCGTATCAGACGCCGACTGGGTGCTTATCGACACCCCCCCCGTTCGCAAGCCGAGATCATTCAAGCGGCAATCTCGGCGGCTGATCTTGTCATCATCACCACACAGCCAAGCAAACTGGACGTGA
- a CDS encoding ISL3 family transposase: MDTTLLFTAALQLPDPWRVSGVELRDGEGGRRELHITIGFEPGSSFSCPHAECGREACPMHDVRNRVWRHLNFFQYKAFIHAGVPRVSCPEHGVRAVPVPWARPGRGFTLLFEAMVVELAKSQPVADIAEQVGEHDTRLWRFIRHDVDQARLYEDYTGVEAIGIDETSRKGHRYITVVADPAERNVICVVPGKDANTVKRFALDFMDHNGDPNRVTPVTCDMSPGFAKGIREHLPNAAKVIDKFHVIKHANEAVDKVRKTQAGRNPLLRRTKYLWLRNEEGLTGLQLETKHNLQKQRVKTGRACQMRETLQDIYATSTSRMQAEAGFQTLCSWMMHSRLEPMKTLARRIRRHWQDILTYFDHRCTNAILKGLNGIIQHIKTRVRGLRNMDYFSTMIYLTCGKLDLATVTI; encoded by the coding sequence ATGGATACCACGTTGTTGTTCACCGCCGCCTTGCAGTTGCCTGATCCCTGGAGGGTTTCGGGTGTGGAGTTGCGTGACGGGGAGGGCGGCAGACGCGAATTGCACATCACGATCGGATTCGAGCCCGGCTCGAGTTTTTCTTGCCCGCATGCGGAGTGCGGGCGGGAGGCGTGCCCGATGCATGATGTCAGGAACCGGGTGTGGCGGCACTTGAACTTCTTCCAGTACAAGGCGTTCATCCACGCGGGCGTGCCGCGCGTATCATGCCCCGAGCACGGCGTGCGTGCGGTGCCGGTGCCGTGGGCCCGTCCAGGCAGGGGGTTCACGCTGTTGTTCGAGGCGATGGTCGTGGAGCTGGCGAAAAGCCAGCCGGTCGCGGACATAGCCGAGCAGGTCGGCGAACATGACACGAGATTGTGGCGGTTCATCAGACATGATGTGGACCAGGCCCGCCTGTACGAGGATTACACGGGCGTGGAGGCGATCGGCATCGACGAGACCAGCCGCAAAGGCCACCGGTACATCACCGTGGTCGCCGATCCGGCGGAGCGCAACGTGATCTGCGTGGTGCCCGGCAAGGACGCGAACACCGTCAAACGGTTCGCGTTGGATTTCATGGACCACAACGGTGACCCGAACCGGGTGACACCGGTCACCTGCGACATGAGCCCGGGGTTCGCCAAGGGCATCCGCGAACACCTGCCCAACGCCGCCAAGGTGATCGACAAGTTCCATGTGATCAAGCACGCCAACGAGGCCGTCGACAAGGTCCGCAAGACGCAGGCCGGGCGCAACCCCCTGCTCAGGCGCACGAAATACCTGTGGCTGCGCAACGAGGAGGGCCTGACCGGGCTCCAGCTGGAGACCAAGCATAACCTGCAGAAACAACGGGTCAAGACCGGACGCGCCTGCCAGATGCGCGAGACCCTCCAGGACATCTACGCCACCAGCACGAGCCGGATGCAGGCCGAAGCCGGGTTCCAGACATTGTGCTCGTGGATGATGCACTCCCGTCTGGAACCCATGAAAACCCTCGCCCGCCGGATCCGTCGTCACTGGCAGGACATCCTCACGTATTTCGACCACCGGTGCACCAACGCGATCCTCAAGGGATTGAACGGCATCATCCAACACATCAAAACCCGAGTCCGCGGCTTGCGCAACATGGACTACTTCTCCACGATGATCTACCTGACCTGCGGCAAGCTCGACCTAGCCACCGTCACCATATAA
- a CDS encoding LacI family DNA-binding transcriptional regulator produces MATIREIAEKTGLSQATVSRVLSDDPTFSVKETTRQKILSASLEMGYESVPQYQRITIPQRIAILNNVIPDKGLQDAYFDELRSSLYRYAEDERMSVTEYHEVSDLIDERTKYAGFISIGPAPFEGDLLRRLHAALPHCVFIDINPAPNLFDSVQPDLEQTILDALDALMDAGNRRIGFIGGSGNIMGDHEYPEDPRAFAFRSWAVRLGLDIDGLVLDEGPFTMDNGRMLGERLASEHANDLPDALIVAADPLAVGVLQAFSAAGILVPRDIRLISINNQEIAKYTSPALSSYDIDKDELAKAAVFMLSEALSTKHVVNRHMRISTKLVVRDSFVPSKH; encoded by the coding sequence ATGGCTACGATCAGGGAGATCGCGGAAAAGACGGGCTTGTCCCAAGCGACCGTATCGAGAGTGCTCAGCGACGATCCGACATTCTCGGTGAAGGAAACCACCCGGCAGAAGATTCTGAGTGCCAGCTTGGAAATGGGCTACGAGAGCGTGCCCCAATACCAGCGCATCACCATACCCCAGCGCATCGCCATACTGAACAACGTTATTCCGGACAAGGGATTGCAGGACGCATACTTCGACGAGCTCAGATCGTCGTTGTACAGATACGCCGAGGACGAACGCATGAGCGTGACCGAATACCACGAGGTGAGCGATCTGATCGATGAGCGGACCAAGTACGCGGGCTTCATCTCGATTGGTCCCGCCCCGTTCGAAGGGGACCTGCTGCGTCGGCTGCATGCGGCTCTCCCCCATTGCGTGTTCATCGACATCAATCCGGCACCGAACCTGTTCGATTCCGTCCAGCCGGATCTGGAACAGACCATCCTGGACGCGCTGGACGCACTGATGGATGCCGGGAACCGCCGTATCGGCTTCATCGGCGGGTCCGGCAACATCATGGGAGACCATGAATACCCCGAGGATCCGCGCGCATTCGCGTTCCGCAGTTGGGCCGTCCGGCTCGGTCTTGATATCGACGGCCTTGTCCTGGACGAGGGGCCATTCACCATGGATAACGGCCGCATGCTGGGAGAAAGGCTCGCAAGCGAGCATGCCAACGATCTTCCCGACGCTCTAATCGTTGCGGCCGATCCACTCGCAGTAGGGGTCCTACAGGCGTTCTCCGCAGCCGGAATCCTTGTTCCGCGGGACATTCGGTTGATCAGCATCAACAACCAGGAAATCGCGAAATACACATCACCGGCGCTTTCCTCGTACGATATCGACAAGGATGAACTGGCCAAGGCGGCCGTGTTCATGCTTTCGGAGGCGTTGTCGACGAAGCACGTCGTAAACCGGCATATGAGGATTTCGACCAAACTAGTCGTCAGGGACAGCTTCGTGCCGTCCAAGCACTGA